A window from Lampris incognitus isolate fLamInc1 chromosome 5, fLamInc1.hap2, whole genome shotgun sequence encodes these proteins:
- the LOC130112211 gene encoding hexokinase-1 isoform X5, translated as MEEMKNIEMVDGNEGRMCVNMEWGAFGDNGCLDDIRTQYDCAVDENSLNEGKQRYEKMCSGMYLGEIVRNILIDLTKRGFLFRGQISETLKTRGIFETKFLSQIESDRLALLQVRAILQQLGLDSTCDDSIIVKEVCGTVSRRAAQICGAGMAAVVDKIRENRGLDHLDITVGVDGTLYKLHPHFSRIFHQTVKELAPKCDVNFLLSEDGSGKGAALITAVGCRQREQEAQH; from the exons ATGGAGGAGATGAAAAACATCGAGATGGTCGACGGAAATGAGGGCCGGATGTGCGTCAACATGGAGTGGGGGGCGTTTGGCGACAACGGCTGTCTGGACGACATCCGGACGCAGTACGACTGTGCCGTGGATGAGAACTCACTTAACGAGGGCAAACAGAG GTATGAGAAGATGTGCAGTGGGATGTACCTGGGGGAGATAGTCAGGAACATCCTGATCGACTTGACGAAGCGTGGCTTCTTGTTCCGCGGACAGATctctgagacactgaagaccagggGCATCTTTGAGACCAAGTTCCTGTCCCAGATAGAAAG TGATCGTCTGGCCCTGCTTCAGGTCAGAGCTATCCTGCAGCAGCTGGGGTTGGACAGCACCTGTGATGACAGTATTATCGTCAAGGAAGTGTGCGGCACCGTGTCCCGCCGTGCGGCTCAGATATGCGGAGCCGGAATGGCTGCTGTGGTGGACAAGATCCGTGAGAACAGAGGACTGGACCATCTTGACATCACCGTGGGGGTGGACGGAACACTCTACAAGCTGCACCCACA CTTCTCCCGGATCTTCCACCAAACGGTGAAGGAACTCGCCCCCAAGTGTGATGTCAACTTCCTGTTGTCAGAGGATGGCAGTGGGAAGGGGGCTGCCCTCATCACCGCTGTGGGCTGCCGCCAGAGGGAACAGGAAGCACAGCATTAA
- the LOC130112211 gene encoding hexokinase-1 isoform X4, with the protein MKNPPVRWASLQTVVCLLSGTGSNACYMEEMKNIEMVDGNEGRMCVNMEWGAFGDNGCLDDIRTQYDCAVDENSLNEGKQRYEKMCSGMYLGEIVRNILIDLTKRGFLFRGQISETLKTRGIFETKFLSQIESDRLALLQVRAILQQLGLDSTCDDSIIVKEVCGTVSRRAAQICGAGMAAVVDKIRENRGLDHLDITVGVDGTLYKLHPHFSRIFHQTVKELAPKCDVNFLLSEDGSGKGAALITAVGCRQREQEAQH; encoded by the exons ATGAAGAACCCACCTGTGAGGTGGGCCTCATTGCAG ACTGTGGTGTGCCTCCTGTCAGGGACCGGCAGTAATGCATGTTACATGGAGGAGATGAAAAACATCGAGATGGTCGACGGAAATGAGGGCCGGATGTGCGTCAACATGGAGTGGGGGGCGTTTGGCGACAACGGCTGTCTGGACGACATCCGGACGCAGTACGACTGTGCCGTGGATGAGAACTCACTTAACGAGGGCAAACAGAG GTATGAGAAGATGTGCAGTGGGATGTACCTGGGGGAGATAGTCAGGAACATCCTGATCGACTTGACGAAGCGTGGCTTCTTGTTCCGCGGACAGATctctgagacactgaagaccagggGCATCTTTGAGACCAAGTTCCTGTCCCAGATAGAAAG TGATCGTCTGGCCCTGCTTCAGGTCAGAGCTATCCTGCAGCAGCTGGGGTTGGACAGCACCTGTGATGACAGTATTATCGTCAAGGAAGTGTGCGGCACCGTGTCCCGCCGTGCGGCTCAGATATGCGGAGCCGGAATGGCTGCTGTGGTGGACAAGATCCGTGAGAACAGAGGACTGGACCATCTTGACATCACCGTGGGGGTGGACGGAACACTCTACAAGCTGCACCCACA CTTCTCCCGGATCTTCCACCAAACGGTGAAGGAACTCGCCCCCAAGTGTGATGTCAACTTCCTGTTGTCAGAGGATGGCAGTGGGAAGGGGGCTGCCCTCATCACCGCTGTGGGCTGCCGCCAGAGGGAACAGGAAGCACAGCATTAA